Genomic DNA from Bacteroidia bacterium:
CAAAATTCTTGCATCATAGCTAGTTCAGTTGTAGTAATTTGTTTATAGTCAAAAGGTAGGGTAGCATAAAACTGTGTAACATCAAAATTAGGGTTAAGTATGGGCTGTGGTGCAAGAACTTGGGATAATGTGATAGGTTTTTTATCTTTTACTACTAATGTATTTGCTGCTACATCGCCTACGCGCCGAGTATGGCGATCTGAAAGCATGTAAGCTATTCCTATTCCATATTGAATAGGAAAACTACAGTCTATTAACCGAGCCACATTTCTAAAAACAATTTGTGTAAAAGTTACAGGCAAACCGTTATCCTGTATAACTCGGATACCTACGTACCTTTTTCCGGGAGTTTGTCCTGACCATAGTGTTTCAAAGAGAATAAAGTATCCACTAAGCAAGTAAAAAGCCCCATAAATACAAAAAATAATGTATAAAACTATATCACGGGCAGTTTCATGAGTTATATATATAAGAACATAAAAAAGAACAAAGTATAGTACTCCTAGACTAATGTTCAAAATGAAAAAGTCTATCATGTAAGCCATAAATCGCGAACCTGGTGCAGCTAACTCATACTCTAATTGAATGTTTTCAGGAGTTTCTATGGTTAATTTTTCATAAGGTGAAGGGGTAATTTGCATACACTACTTTTTAGGTTTAGGAATAACTTCACCTTTTATAGTTAAGATAGTGATTTCAGGATTTGTGTTAGAACGAACGGTAACTGTTTTAGCTGCGGCTCCTGGTTTACCTTCTGAATTGAATTCTACTATAATTTCACCTTGTTCGCCAGGGCGTACAGGTTTATCAGAGAATTTAGGTACAGTACAGCCGCAAGAAGCTTCTGCACTCTTGATAATCAAGTCACCGTTGCCTGCATTTACAAATTTGAAACTATACTGCACTTTTTCTCCTTCGCTAATAGTGCCAAAATCAAATTCCTTTGTGATAAAGTTAATAATTGGCTGACCTCCGCTGGTATTTTGATTTTTATCCTTACAGGATACAAACGTAATGCAAATAGAAAAAACTAGAACACTTAGCCAATTGTTAAAGACAAGTCTCATATTTGCAAATTTACATATTTATCTCTTTTTCCCATGAATTGTTATTTTTTATATTTTTGTATAGTTGTGAGTTTTTCTTATGAAAAAAGCAGTACGTTTCATTTTCCTATTACTTGCTCTTGTAACGTGTTTTTTAGATTACGTTATAGCACAATCGGTTCCACCTAAACCTGCTTATCCTTTCAATATTAAGCAACTGCATTGTGGGCATAGTTTGACAGATCCTCTATTTAACCCTTGGCCTGGGCAGTACAATGGCTTAGTCGGTAGTTTAAACTCTGTTCCTGCGTGGATGTCATGGGGACTTTTTGTCGGTAGAGCTACTTTACCTGGAGCGTGGATTAAATTCCATTGGGATACTACCTTAGCTTGGTGTGGTATGGACCCATTAGTTCATTGCTATGAAGCAAATATGCGCCCAAAAGATGACATACATTTATGGGACTTGTTAGTGATTACTGAAAACATGGAAGGTCCGCTTAATCTCAATGCTAACCAATCTAGGGAGCATTTAACCTATTTTGTCAATAATTCTTGGCAATATGGAAAAGGAGGTACGGGGGCACCCACACTTTTATGGACAAATTGGGGAGGTTTAGATGGATCACCTTATTTTTTGTCAGGTTATGGAGTTCCTGAAAATCCTACTACTTACTCAGGATGGAGACAACTTTTAGACAGTCTTGAGCTTGGATGGCAAGCTATGCAAGACTATGCTAATGCCAACAGAATTTCAGGGTGTCCTTATGTGTATATCATACCTGGTAATCGGATGATGGCAAGGTTCTACGATGATATTCAAGCAAATTTAGTTCCTGGGGTAAGTAGTCCTAGCTACATTTTTACTGATGGGGTTCATCTAAACGACTATGGGGCTTATATGGTTTGTATGATACACTATGCATGCATTTTCAACGCCAATCCTGTGGGTCTAAGTAACTCTCTTTTACCAAGCATTACTGTTCCTCCTGCATTTGCTACTTATGTACAAAATATGGTTTGGAATGTGGTAACTAACTATTGCAGGTCAGGCTTATGTCATTTGACTAAAATACAAGATGATGAACATAGCAGTCAAAAAAGTATCACTATTTATCCCAACCCTAGTTCAGATTATATTTTAGTACAAAGTATCATGCCCATTAGTGAGCGAAATCCGATTGAGATTTATGATGTGGTAGGTAAACTTATTCGCAGAGAAACTTCTCATCCTGTGGATATTAGAAATATGCCATCGGGCATGTATTGGCTTAAATTAGGTAATTCTGTACAGAAATTCATTAAGAAATAGCAATTATTTTGTTGAAGTTTAGAGGGTAAGGGATTAGGTTAGAGTAAGTAAGGGAGAAAGTTTTTATCTTGGGCGCCCCGCGAAGCGGGGCGCCCAAGAATTTTCATAATCTTGCTCTATAAAAATTTTTCTGCGTGAGGCATGCGGAGGGCGTGCGTCAGCACGGTGCGCAGCGAAGCGAAGCACCGAAGCGATAGCGTAGCCCGTAGCACGCCGACCTTGACCACACAAGCGCAGCGAAGTGTGGGCAAGGGCACGCCCAAAAAAATAATTAAAATAAAAAACCTTACTACATTCAAGTAAGGTTTTTCACCGTTTTGATAAAAAATGAAAATTACATGCTTGCAGGACTAAGCTCCTCTGTTTTTGTTCTATCCTCTTTGATACGAGCCGCTTTACCTTGCAATTTACGCAAGTAGTACAGCTTAGCTCTGCGAACTGAACCTGCACGCACAAACTCTATTTTTTCAATACTCGGGCAATGCAAAGGAAAAACACGCTCTACACCTACACCGTTTGAAATTTTTCTAACTGTAAAAGTAGCGCCTGTTCCTATACCTCTGCGTGCTATCACAATTCCTTGAAATTGTTGTATACGTTCTTTGGATCCTTCTTTTATTTTAATGTGTACTCTTATCGTATCTCCTGCTTTAAAGGCGGGAATGTCTTTTCTGAGATATTCACTCTCTACTAATTTGATGAGGTCCATAAGCCAATAAAATAAGGACTGCAAATATATGCTTGGTATTTGGATTTTGCAAATTAACCATCCGAAAGACTTGTATTTTGAAAAAAAGTATTACTTTTGCAGTCGTATGGCAAGAGAATGTATCGTTACAGGTAAAAAACCTCGTGTAGGTAATAACGTTTCGCATGCTAACAACAGAACTAAACGCAGATTTGATATTAACCTACAAAGAAAAAAATTCTACATTCCTGAAACAGGAGAATGGATTACGCTTCGCCTTACCGCAAGAGCTATCAAAACTATCTCTAAAAAAGGTATTAGCGAAGTATTAAAAGAGCTTAAAAAACAGGGCTACGAGCTGGTTTAATGTACCTGTATTGTAGGTACGCGTTTGCTGTACTGTTAATCTTTATATTTAAAAAACCGTTATTGTCGCAGCCTGTCCACACTTCGTCTGAACTGTGGAACAAGCCTGAAGCACGTTTTTTTAAGCAAAAGAGAAACCAATTATGGCAATTACTACCTGAAAAGAGTGTTGCCATTTTTTTTTCTGAAGATCCTGATTTTTTCTATCTCACAGGTTATAAAGCAGAAAACGCTACTCTTTTTATATTCAAAGAACCACAAACTTTTGAACAAACTACTCAAACTGAATTTTTGTTTATCGCTGAACGAAACTCCTCCCAACAGGCTGGCTTATCTTATGATTTACCTATTGAGTGGATAGAAAAATTTAGTGGCATAAAACCTGTTTTTTTTCATTCTACTTTGCTCAAAAGTGATTTTGAAGGTAAGAAGTATCAAAAAATTTTGCTCAATCCGCAGCACGCTACTTCCCCAATTGCCCAAGAAATAAAAAAGCGTTGTGGAATGGAAGTAAATTTTGATCCCATTCTCAAACGTTTCTTAACTCAAATGCAAGATGCTAATTTTGAGTACTTTACTCAAAATATAAAACATGAATTGATAGCAGCACTATCTTATTATCCGCATTTGAGAGAAAATGAACTTTTACTTTTATCTCTACAAGCTAAAACAGCAGCAGAATGGGAGGGGCTACAGAAAAGAATTATCCAATACAACACTGATGTCTATTCTCTGTCTGATTTTATGAGCCTTTTGCATCAAAATAAAGATGATGATGAGCTTTTTTTGATTAAAAGGGCTACACAAATTGCAAATATATGTCTCAATGATATGCTCAAAAGTCTTCGCCCAAATGTATGGGAACATGAAATAGCTAGTATTGCCCACTTCTATACTCAAAAGTATGGAGCAAGGTTGGGCTACCCTGTTCAAGTGGCATCAGGAGAATGTAGTGTTATACCTCATTACATTGAAAATCACAGAAAAATACGAGAAAATGAATGGGTGAAGTTAAATGTATGCGTCAATTATGCAGGTTGGCAAGGTCTAGTGGTAAGAACTGTGCCAAGTAATTTGAAATTTACAGACAATCAAAAAAAATTGTATCAAGCTGTGTACAAAGCACATCAAGCAGCTTTGGAAAAATGCACCGCTAACGAAAAGTTTAATGCCCCTTACGAAGCAGCTATGCAAGTGCTTAAAAATGAATTTTTGAGTTTAGGTATTATCAAAAAAGCGGAGGACTTACGAAAGTATGTACAAGAGGAAGTCTGTCAATATATTGGAATAAGTTATCCCGAATCAGGTTTGTACACTAACTTCAAAAATAGGCAAGCTGTTACTGTAAGTATTGCGGTCAGCATTCCTGCTAAATCAGACTGTGATGTGAAGTGGTGGAATACAGGAATAAAGATATCGGATACGGTTATTATTTCTGATGCTGGACATCAAAATTTGAGCAGTACAGTTCCAAAAGAAATTTCAGATATAGAAAACTTAATTTATCAAAAACCTATTCTCAATGTTTCTCTTCCTGTTTTAGATTGATTACTGCCAAATAAAATTAAAGTTATAGCCATAAATGGTAAATGTGTTCAATTGTATCGACAGAAAAACCTACTTTTTCATAAAATTTACATGCATTTTGATTAGCTTTTTGAGTTACTACTTGAATGTAGGTATGCCCCATCTGTAAGCTTAATTCAAATGCC
This window encodes:
- the rplS gene encoding 50S ribosomal protein L19, with product MDLIKLVESEYLRKDIPAFKAGDTIRVHIKIKEGSKERIQQFQGIVIARRGIGTGATFTVRKISNGVGVERVFPLHCPSIEKIEFVRAGSVRRAKLYYLRKLQGKAARIKEDRTKTEELSPASM
- a CDS encoding RDD family protein — its product is MQITPSPYEKLTIETPENIQLEYELAAPGSRFMAYMIDFFILNISLGVLYFVLFYVLIYITHETARDIVLYIIFCIYGAFYLLSGYFILFETLWSGQTPGKRYVGIRVIQDNGLPVTFTQIVFRNVARLIDCSFPIQYGIGIAYMLSDRHTRRVGDVAANTLVVKDKKPITLSQVLAPQPILNPNFDVTQFYATLPFDYKQITTTELAMMQEFWEIKNKISQSRALDLVQMLVKPILKRLSIDTLPQYNFYQIDPETKMNGYYLFIRDVLRAYKYEDLSPYKNKKNSKIK
- a CDS encoding T9SS type A sorting domain-containing protein, which translates into the protein MKKAVRFIFLLLALVTCFLDYVIAQSVPPKPAYPFNIKQLHCGHSLTDPLFNPWPGQYNGLVGSLNSVPAWMSWGLFVGRATLPGAWIKFHWDTTLAWCGMDPLVHCYEANMRPKDDIHLWDLLVITENMEGPLNLNANQSREHLTYFVNNSWQYGKGGTGAPTLLWTNWGGLDGSPYFLSGYGVPENPTTYSGWRQLLDSLELGWQAMQDYANANRISGCPYVYIIPGNRMMARFYDDIQANLVPGVSSPSYIFTDGVHLNDYGAYMVCMIHYACIFNANPVGLSNSLLPSITVPPAFATYVQNMVWNVVTNYCRSGLCHLTKIQDDEHSSQKSITIYPNPSSDYILVQSIMPISERNPIEIYDVVGKLIRRETSHPVDIRNMPSGMYWLKLGNSVQKFIKK
- a CDS encoding M24 family metallopeptidase, whose translation is MSQPVHTSSELWNKPEARFFKQKRNQLWQLLPEKSVAIFFSEDPDFFYLTGYKAENATLFIFKEPQTFEQTTQTEFLFIAERNSSQQAGLSYDLPIEWIEKFSGIKPVFFHSTLLKSDFEGKKYQKILLNPQHATSPIAQEIKKRCGMEVNFDPILKRFLTQMQDANFEYFTQNIKHELIAALSYYPHLRENELLLLSLQAKTAAEWEGLQKRIIQYNTDVYSLSDFMSLLHQNKDDDELFLIKRATQIANICLNDMLKSLRPNVWEHEIASIAHFYTQKYGARLGYPVQVASGECSVIPHYIENHRKIRENEWVKLNVCVNYAGWQGLVVRTVPSNLKFTDNQKKLYQAVYKAHQAALEKCTANEKFNAPYEAAMQVLKNEFLSLGIIKKAEDLRKYVQEEVCQYIGISYPESGLYTNFKNRQAVTVSIAVSIPAKSDCDVKWWNTGIKISDTVIISDAGHQNLSSTVPKEISDIENLIYQKPILNVSLPVLD
- a CDS encoding DUF1573 domain-containing protein codes for the protein MRLVFNNWLSVLVFSICITFVSCKDKNQNTSGGQPIINFITKEFDFGTISEGEKVQYSFKFVNAGNGDLIIKSAEASCGCTVPKFSDKPVRPGEQGEIIVEFNSEGKPGAAAKTVTVRSNTNPEITILTIKGEVIPKPKK
- the rpmB gene encoding 50S ribosomal protein L28 codes for the protein MARECIVTGKKPRVGNNVSHANNRTKRRFDINLQRKKFYIPETGEWITLRLTARAIKTISKKGISEVLKELKKQGYELV